In Paenibacillus sp. 1781tsa1, one DNA window encodes the following:
- a CDS encoding ABC transporter substrate-binding protein, producing MKRKSLLVLLTLILAFGTVLAACGSKNEGTGNTDTGSASEGNGLAKDQILKINLSAEPPTLDPAQAKDSQTNTVLKFLYEGLVRIDADGKEAPGVAKDWTISEDGLKYVFNLNPDAKWSNGDAITAEDFVRSWERALKPETASPYAYQLYYIKGAEGYNLSKDETYKGTKITDFSQVGVKATDEHTLEVTLENPTPYFLGLTAFYTYYPVHASADTNDKFFTDYKNMIVNGPFVMDQYAKGQKIVVKKNDGYHAAADIKLAQIDMSLTNSSASELQAYKSGQLDYTGAPNGEIPSDQIPSVKAELPDEFKATGIASTYYYQFNVNEAPFNNVKIRKAFAMAIQRQLIVDKVTQGGQIPAFGFVPPGIRGENGEFRDEHKDDYFTENVDEAKKLLAEGMKEEGYTTLPAVTLIYNTSDGHAKIALAIADMWKQNLGVDVKTENQEWGVFLENRQNQNFQVARAGWSADYNDPYNFLEMWTTGNTNNDSKFSNEQYDKDVKETVKSADPAARMAAFADAEKILIQDEMGVMPIYYYTNVSLTKPYLKGVQLDFSGAIDFTRAYLEEK from the coding sequence ATGAAAAGGAAAAGTCTATTAGTCCTTTTGACGCTGATTTTGGCGTTCGGTACCGTACTTGCAGCGTGCGGATCGAAAAACGAAGGCACAGGTAACACCGATACTGGTTCTGCAAGCGAAGGAAATGGTCTTGCTAAAGATCAAATTCTGAAAATCAACCTGTCAGCTGAACCTCCTACGTTGGACCCGGCTCAAGCAAAAGACAGCCAAACCAACACAGTTCTGAAATTCTTGTATGAAGGTCTTGTACGCATCGATGCTGATGGTAAAGAAGCTCCAGGTGTTGCTAAAGACTGGACAATCTCCGAAGATGGTTTGAAATATGTTTTCAACCTGAACCCGGATGCCAAATGGAGCAACGGTGATGCAATCACTGCCGAAGACTTTGTTCGTTCTTGGGAACGCGCTTTGAAACCGGAAACAGCTTCTCCATATGCATACCAATTGTACTACATCAAAGGTGCTGAAGGTTACAACCTGAGCAAAGACGAAACATATAAAGGTACTAAAATCACAGACTTCTCTCAAGTAGGTGTTAAAGCCACTGATGAGCACACGCTTGAAGTAACGTTGGAAAACCCAACACCTTACTTCTTGGGTCTGACAGCATTCTACACGTACTATCCAGTACATGCATCTGCTGATACAAATGACAAATTCTTCACAGACTACAAAAACATGATCGTTAACGGACCATTTGTAATGGATCAATACGCTAAAGGTCAAAAAATTGTTGTGAAGAAAAACGATGGTTATCATGCAGCTGCTGACATCAAACTGGCTCAAATCGATATGTCTCTGACAAACAGCAGTGCTTCCGAACTGCAAGCTTACAAATCAGGACAATTGGACTACACTGGTGCACCTAACGGTGAAATTCCATCCGACCAAATTCCTTCTGTAAAAGCGGAATTGCCGGACGAGTTCAAAGCTACTGGTATTGCAAGTACGTACTACTACCAGTTCAACGTAAACGAAGCACCATTTAACAACGTTAAAATCCGTAAAGCATTTGCAATGGCAATTCAACGTCAACTGATTGTTGACAAAGTAACACAAGGTGGTCAAATTCCAGCATTCGGCTTTGTACCTCCAGGTATCCGTGGTGAAAACGGCGAATTCCGTGATGAGCACAAAGACGATTACTTCACAGAAAATGTGGATGAAGCTAAAAAATTGCTTGCTGAAGGTATGAAAGAAGAAGGTTACACAACATTGCCAGCTGTAACTTTGATCTACAACACAAGTGATGGTCACGCGAAAATCGCTTTGGCAATTGCTGATATGTGGAAACAAAATCTTGGTGTTGATGTGAAAACAGAAAACCAAGAGTGGGGCGTATTCCTTGAGAACCGTCAAAACCAAAACTTCCAAGTAGCTCGTGCAGGTTGGTCTGCTGACTACAACGATCCATACAACTTCTTGGAAATGTGGACTACTGGAAACACAAACAATGATTCCAAATTCAGCAACGAACAGTATGACAAAGATGTTAAAGAAACTGTAAAATCCGCTGATCCAGCTGCACGTATGGCTGCATTTGCTGACGCTGAGAAAATCCTGATTCAAGATGAAATGGGCGTTATGCCAATCTATTACTACACTAACGTATCTTTGACTAAGCCTTACCTGAAAGGCGTACAACTTGATTTCAGTGGAGCTATTGACTTCACTCGTGCATATCTGGAAGAGAAATAA
- a CDS encoding DUF3397 domain-containing protein: MGLFIVLSILPFFPFFLVYWGMYIWKKDKRTALRTAMDVTTFFLVFSVSALFNLTFDSNFGFYLTLLLILLALGFIGGAQNRLKGKVDGGRMFRAVWRMAFVIMSFGYVLFTLFGLIRYFMQQM; the protein is encoded by the coding sequence ATGGGACTTTTTATTGTGTTGAGTATATTACCTTTTTTTCCGTTCTTTCTCGTCTATTGGGGAATGTACATTTGGAAAAAAGACAAGCGCACAGCATTGCGGACAGCAATGGATGTAACCACTTTTTTTCTTGTATTTTCAGTTTCAGCGTTATTCAACTTAACATTTGATTCGAATTTTGGTTTTTATCTGACATTATTACTCATACTACTAGCACTTGGATTCATCGGAGGTGCGCAAAATCGACTAAAAGGTAAGGTCGATGGGGGTAGAATGTTCCGGGCCGTATGGCGCATGGCTTTTGTAATTATGAGTTTCGGGTATGTTTTGTTTACTTTATTTGGATTAATTAGATACTTCATGCAACAGATGTAA
- a CDS encoding ketopantoate reductase family protein encodes MIIDIVGAGALGLLYGGKLLLTGNQVRFWTRTTAQADLLSHDGVTLVERDKEIHILPDQIQAKPICELPDTWKNTPGEWLLLMVKQTGIDDFIHEISPLQDHMLNIACFQNGMGHLEKLHAAMPNSLLCSAVTTEGAKRSQRQVTRAGAGETRLGSRNIHIEASISIEEERIFTLSRLLEQAGFDCTVSNEIDKLIYRKLLINAVINPLTALWRIPNGELIITEERKRLMRQLYDEVLLVYSERGICLDQDMWDQLILVCRSTATNTSSMLADVLAGRGTEVGSINGHIVRMAQKSGLAAPTHELLLHLIEGMQTEGVN; translated from the coding sequence ATGATCATTGACATCGTTGGAGCGGGGGCGCTGGGTCTTTTATATGGTGGGAAACTGTTGTTGACAGGTAACCAGGTCAGATTCTGGACTAGAACAACGGCTCAGGCAGACCTTCTCAGCCATGATGGAGTAACCCTTGTGGAACGAGACAAGGAGATACATATTCTACCGGATCAAATACAGGCGAAACCCATATGTGAGCTTCCTGACACATGGAAGAACACGCCCGGAGAATGGTTACTGCTCATGGTTAAGCAGACAGGCATTGATGATTTCATTCATGAGATTAGTCCATTACAAGATCATATGCTGAATATCGCTTGTTTTCAAAATGGGATGGGCCATCTGGAAAAACTTCATGCGGCTATGCCAAATTCGCTTCTCTGTAGTGCGGTTACAACAGAGGGTGCGAAGCGTTCACAGCGTCAGGTGACTCGTGCAGGGGCGGGTGAAACCAGGTTGGGAAGTCGTAATATACATATAGAAGCTTCTATCTCTATAGAGGAAGAAAGAATATTTACTCTTTCAAGGCTCCTGGAGCAGGCAGGATTTGACTGCACAGTGTCGAATGAAATCGATAAGCTGATATACAGGAAACTATTAATTAACGCAGTCATTAACCCGCTTACAGCGTTATGGCGAATCCCTAATGGAGAATTAATCATCACCGAAGAACGCAAGAGGCTAATGCGCCAATTATATGATGAAGTATTGTTAGTCTACTCTGAACGTGGAATATGTTTGGATCAGGATATGTGGGATCAACTGATATTAGTCTGCCGTTCGACTGCCACGAACACTTCTTCGATGCTTGCAGATGTTCTCGCTGGACGTGGTACAGAAGTTGGATCAATTAACGGACATATTGTAAGGATGGCACAAAAGTCGGGACTTGCTGCACCTACACATGAACTACTGCTTCATCTGATTGAAGGAATGCAAACGGAAGGAGTGAATTAA
- a CDS encoding RsfA family transcriptional regulator gives MTAVRQDAWSTEDDLILAEVTLRHIREGSTQLAAFEEVGEKIGRTSAACGFRWNSCVRKKYESAISNAKAQRQKRSYLRKQPAMLGPQVAALSTLDTEEHLYKSDGISDDSLSMDAVIRFLRQWKGTVQESNRQLKMLEKELREKEDELLELRLENDRLSKEVNEVQTDYRVVNDDYKALIQIMDRARRLAFLSEEEEELKTRFKMDANGNLERIE, from the coding sequence ATGACTGCAGTGAGACAGGATGCTTGGAGTACAGAGGACGATTTGATATTGGCTGAGGTTACTTTGCGTCATATTCGGGAAGGCAGTACACAATTGGCCGCTTTTGAAGAGGTAGGCGAAAAAATAGGCAGAACATCTGCCGCATGCGGTTTTCGCTGGAACAGTTGTGTACGTAAAAAGTATGAGTCTGCCATCAGTAACGCCAAGGCACAACGGCAAAAACGAAGTTATCTCAGAAAGCAGCCAGCTATGCTTGGACCACAGGTTGCAGCATTGTCTACACTGGACACAGAAGAGCATCTGTACAAATCAGATGGGATTTCAGACGATTCATTATCGATGGATGCAGTAATCCGCTTCCTGCGACAATGGAAGGGAACCGTGCAGGAGAGCAATCGTCAACTCAAGATGCTGGAGAAGGAGCTTCGGGAGAAAGAAGATGAGTTGCTTGAACTGCGTCTTGAGAATGACCGTCTCTCCAAGGAAGTGAATGAAGTTCAGACGGATTACCGCGTGGTGAATGACGACTACAAAGCTTTGATTCAGATTATGGATCGAGCTCGTAGACTCGCATTTTTGTCCGAAGAAGAAGAAGAACTCAAAACACGTTTCAAGATGGATGCCAACGGGAATCTGGAACGAATTGAATAG
- a CDS encoding DUF2626 domain-containing protein, protein MARMFRVLGFFTLAIGLMAFAGDLVEMALLFFLQTAFFVILGYLKFTERTYILLFWGYMIVTFTGFSYWTVFQMGLPL, encoded by the coding sequence GTGGCACGCATGTTTCGGGTACTCGGGTTCTTCACGCTTGCGATTGGCCTGATGGCTTTTGCGGGAGATCTGGTCGAAATGGCTTTGCTTTTTTTCCTGCAGACTGCGTTTTTTGTCATTTTGGGATACTTGAAATTTACTGAAAGAACGTACATATTGCTCTTCTGGGGTTATATGATCGTCACATTCACGGGGTTCAGCTACTGGACCGTATTCCAAATGGGTTTGCCGCTATAA
- a CDS encoding ABC transporter substrate-binding protein, giving the protein MKRKHQVVLFAVLLLSLTILSPSFDFRGSQLNQEQDQEKDAFPGTSSRNEDAQSPLEIVVAMSDEEFQAFQKIAKEVAASQLVEINLRNEKPDTYKRVLDLEFSLGENGDVVLLDSEEVQYYAQKGYLYPLNGTTLSKSLGDTVVGLRGMTEWNGYQWGMPFDFDPYILAAQSSFLKRAGMESLPHNKDQWAKLTQQAIAEGIPLITMNINDMYGTNAWLNHLEPRMAPDEVNQTQLDSQPGNLQQGIQLMNHIQPHIMAQSTYPMFSSTAEENNIPMVVSLLSQLLSADQASTVNKDSLERITFESLETVSSRSLVITAGSVEAEEASRWIEGMTSASSQLKWYQQVNRLPAKQQELDLETEKLVGRYEMTKRHSWFSTTQDAPAATTESLALITRFHKKVQQFLKGEITANQYVNSIRTTN; this is encoded by the coding sequence ATGAAGCGTAAACATCAGGTTGTTTTGTTCGCGGTATTGCTGCTTTCGTTAACGATCTTGTCACCGAGTTTTGACTTTAGAGGTTCGCAGCTCAATCAGGAACAGGACCAGGAGAAGGATGCCTTTCCGGGTACTTCGTCACGTAATGAAGATGCACAATCTCCGCTGGAGATTGTGGTTGCCATGTCGGATGAAGAGTTCCAAGCCTTTCAAAAGATAGCCAAAGAAGTTGCTGCTTCCCAGCTGGTAGAGATTAATCTTCGGAATGAGAAGCCGGATACATATAAGCGTGTTTTAGATCTTGAATTTTCACTAGGAGAGAACGGGGATGTTGTTCTGCTTGATAGTGAGGAAGTGCAATACTATGCCCAAAAAGGGTACCTGTATCCGTTAAACGGAACAACATTATCGAAGTCGCTTGGAGATACGGTAGTTGGATTACGGGGAATGACAGAGTGGAATGGTTATCAATGGGGAATGCCTTTTGATTTTGATCCGTATATTCTGGCTGCACAATCTTCATTTCTGAAGAGAGCTGGAATGGAGTCATTACCTCACAATAAAGATCAGTGGGCCAAACTTACTCAACAAGCCATTGCCGAAGGCATCCCTTTAATTACGATGAACATCAATGATATGTACGGGACAAATGCGTGGTTAAATCATTTGGAACCGAGGATGGCACCTGATGAAGTTAATCAAACGCAATTAGATTCGCAACCAGGGAATCTCCAGCAGGGGATTCAATTGATGAATCACATTCAACCTCATATAATGGCCCAGTCTACCTATCCGATGTTCTCATCAACTGCTGAAGAGAATAACATACCCATGGTTGTATCATTGTTATCTCAATTATTAAGTGCAGATCAAGCGAGTACAGTTAATAAAGATTCTTTGGAGCGGATTACTTTTGAATCCTTGGAAACTGTAAGCTCCAGAAGCCTTGTCATTACTGCGGGTTCGGTTGAGGCAGAGGAGGCCAGTAGATGGATTGAAGGGATGACGTCTGCTTCGTCACAGCTAAAATGGTACCAGCAGGTCAACCGTTTGCCTGCAAAGCAACAGGAACTGGATTTGGAGACTGAGAAACTTGTTGGACGTTATGAAATGACAAAGAGACATTCCTGGTTCTCAACAACCCAAGATGCCCCCGCTGCAACGACCGAAAGTCTTGCTCTAATAACTCGTTTTCATAAAAAGGTACAACAATTCTTAAAGGGAGAGATTACAGCGAATCAATACGTAAATAGTATTAGAACGACGAACTAA
- a CDS encoding PhoH family protein encodes MKKIFVLDTNVLLHDPNAIFAFEEHEVIIPAVVLEEIDSKKRNADEIGRNARNVSRLLDGLRELGHLHSGVPLANGGNLKVELNHRSFVKVQEMFGEVSNDNRILAVALNYQIEENEKEVVERQVVLVSKDVLVRIKADVLGLFTQDYLSDRTAGLSELYPGYTALKVHPSVIDEFYTYRFLPIKPLQLSYSLYPNEFVILKDEMGTNKSALLKVNTEGTKLEPLFLSNDNVWGISARNAQQRMALELLLNDDIPLVTITGKAGTGKTLLALAAGLLKVEDDHKYKKLLIARPVVPMGKDIGYLPGEKEEKLRPWMQPIYDNLEFLFDTKKAGDIDKILMGLGSIQVEALTYIRGRSIPGQFIIIDEAQNLSRHEVKTIVSRVGEGSKIILMGDPEQIDHPYLDSASNGLTYIVERFKQEGISGHIMLEKGERSKLAQLAADLL; translated from the coding sequence ATGAAAAAGATTTTTGTATTGGATACCAACGTGCTTCTGCATGACCCCAATGCCATATTTGCCTTTGAGGAACATGAGGTAATCATTCCCGCGGTTGTATTGGAGGAGATCGACTCCAAAAAAAGAAATGCCGATGAAATTGGGCGTAATGCCCGTAATGTATCCAGACTGTTGGATGGATTACGTGAGCTGGGTCACCTGCACAGTGGGGTGCCTTTGGCTAATGGAGGTAACCTGAAAGTAGAGCTGAATCATCGGAGTTTCGTTAAAGTTCAGGAAATGTTTGGTGAAGTATCCAACGATAATCGCATTTTGGCTGTCGCACTGAATTATCAGATTGAGGAAAATGAAAAGGAAGTAGTTGAGCGTCAGGTCGTGCTTGTCAGTAAAGATGTACTTGTGCGTATCAAAGCGGATGTACTTGGTCTGTTCACACAGGATTACTTATCAGATCGGACGGCAGGACTCAGTGAGTTATATCCAGGTTATACGGCCCTAAAAGTTCATCCGTCAGTGATTGATGAGTTTTACACATATCGTTTTTTACCAATCAAACCGTTACAGTTGTCTTATTCGTTGTATCCGAATGAATTCGTCATTCTCAAGGATGAGATGGGAACCAATAAATCGGCTTTACTTAAAGTGAATACAGAGGGAACAAAGCTGGAGCCGCTTTTCCTCAGTAATGATAATGTCTGGGGCATTAGCGCACGTAACGCACAACAACGCATGGCACTGGAACTGCTTTTGAATGACGACATCCCGCTTGTTACCATTACCGGTAAAGCTGGAACAGGGAAAACATTGCTGGCACTTGCAGCAGGTCTGCTTAAGGTAGAGGATGATCATAAATATAAAAAACTGTTGATTGCTCGTCCTGTCGTTCCGATGGGGAAAGATATCGGTTACTTGCCTGGTGAGAAGGAAGAAAAACTTCGTCCATGGATGCAGCCGATTTATGATAATCTGGAGTTTTTGTTCGACACCAAAAAAGCCGGGGATATCGATAAAATTCTAATGGGGCTTGGCAGTATTCAGGTGGAGGCATTAACGTATATTCGTGGAAGATCGATACCTGGACAGTTTATCATTATTGATGAGGCTCAGAATCTGTCCCGCCATGAAGTGAAGACCATTGTATCCAGGGTCGGTGAAGGCAGTAAAATTATTTTGATGGGAGACCCGGAACAGATCGACCATCCTTATCTTGATTCCGCCAGTAACGGTCTGACGTATATCGTGGAACGGTTCAAGCAAGAGGGAATCAGCGGACACATCATGCTCGAAAAAGGAGAGCGGTCCAAGCTGGCACAGCTTGCGGCTGATTTATTGTAA
- a CDS encoding YhcN/YlaJ family sporulation lipoprotein, which translates to MKIWVCTLLLIFILTGCNSSTRNASPNQGTHAKGYGGNVTTQQDQRKGSHMLNAQEDRMNPSRLDRLNENTGEVHDTNIADDAKSGRMPNEKRINHLKALAKQVEGVKDANCVILGNTAVVGIDVDGELERARVGTIKYSVAEALRKDPEGVDSIVTADADVTERIKEIGEHIRQGHPISGFASELADMVGRIIPQLPKDVKVRQNPDEHVNQKQQMQQLHSSDKRQQKAQ; encoded by the coding sequence ATGAAAATATGGGTTTGCACGCTGCTTCTGATCTTTATACTTACAGGTTGCAACAGTTCCACACGCAACGCTTCGCCTAATCAGGGTACACATGCGAAAGGTTACGGAGGAAATGTAACAACTCAGCAAGATCAAAGGAAAGGATCTCACATGCTCAATGCACAGGAAGATCGGATGAATCCTTCACGTTTGGACCGTCTTAATGAGAATACAGGTGAAGTCCACGATACCAACATTGCGGATGATGCAAAGAGTGGCCGGATGCCAAATGAAAAACGAATCAATCACCTTAAAGCACTTGCCAAGCAAGTGGAGGGTGTTAAAGATGCGAACTGCGTTATACTCGGCAATACAGCCGTAGTTGGTATTGATGTTGATGGTGAACTGGAACGTGCTCGGGTAGGTACCATTAAATACTCTGTTGCCGAAGCGCTTCGTAAAGACCCCGAAGGTGTAGATTCCATTGTTACTGCTGATGCCGATGTCACTGAACGAATTAAAGAGATTGGTGAACATATTCGTCAAGGTCATCCCATATCCGGTTTTGCTTCAGAACTCGCTGACATGGTGGGACGAATTATCCCCCAACTCCCGAAAGACGTCAAAGTCCGTCAAAATCCGGATGAACACGTGAATCAAAAACAACAAATGCAGCAGCTGCATTCATCTGACAAAAGACAACAAAAAGCCCAGTGA
- a CDS encoding pyridoxamine 5'-phosphate oxidase family protein, which yields MSEAVTQLTESLLQQFKNETFVLLSTVDVESGGPTSTAISWIYAENASTFRVAIDHRSRLVNNMMTNPLITVTVFGEETVYAVNGRAAVRQDPLQDVPFNMCCFDITIEAVRNALFYGAQLSSVPQYVKIYDQRAAEKLDGQVFAAMKKA from the coding sequence ATGTCCGAAGCCGTCACACAATTAACTGAATCTCTTTTACAGCAATTCAAGAATGAGACCTTTGTGCTTCTGAGCACAGTGGATGTAGAATCCGGAGGTCCGACTTCAACAGCCATCTCCTGGATTTATGCGGAGAATGCTTCTACTTTTCGTGTAGCAATTGATCATCGTTCACGTTTAGTGAATAACATGATGACTAATCCGCTCATTACGGTTACTGTCTTTGGAGAAGAGACAGTGTACGCAGTGAACGGACGTGCTGCGGTACGACAAGATCCGCTGCAGGATGTTCCATTTAATATGTGCTGTTTCGATATTACAATTGAAGCGGTGAGGAATGCTCTGTTTTACGGCGCTCAACTGTCCTCTGTGCCTCAATATGTCAAAATATATGATCAGCGTGCTGCTGAAAAATTAGATGGGCAGGTTTTTGCTGCCATGAAAAAAGCCTAG
- a CDS encoding LCP family protein — protein MNSNSNGLPPRRQAPTQSGASGSKNGKGKQPKKKKRMNAFGRILLSLLVIAIVVGGGYTYWVYNQVVDTGIDKPVPPGMSATTKPITMLLLGTDNRPETGTYLSDVVMVASLNPETKTATIVSLPRDTRIQLDGYKSNKLNSYYPKFKAQEKTTGKNAEDQMKEMMGKYLDVDINYTTVLNFQAFRDAVNAVGGVDVTVDKNMCYRDTADGTDINLVAGPQHLDGKAALDFVRYRKSNCNPKTAESNDFDRNKRQNQVLNSMLDQMKSLGGITKISKVIGAVDKNMTTDVESEQMKNFISTYWNISTSDVHYTPVTGEWRSPYVYINETELANAKQALQDTLSGKVTASPSGE, from the coding sequence ATGAACTCAAATTCGAACGGACTGCCTCCACGGAGACAGGCACCAACGCAATCCGGTGCTTCTGGATCGAAGAATGGCAAGGGCAAGCAGCCTAAGAAGAAAAAGAGAATGAATGCTTTTGGCAGAATCCTTTTAAGTCTATTGGTTATTGCCATTGTGGTAGGCGGTGGATATACGTACTGGGTATACAATCAAGTCGTGGATACAGGCATCGATAAACCGGTACCTCCCGGGATGTCAGCCACAACCAAACCGATCACGATGCTGTTATTAGGCACAGATAACCGTCCTGAAACGGGCACATATCTCTCGGATGTCGTTATGGTGGCTTCGTTGAATCCGGAGACCAAGACGGCAACCATTGTATCTTTGCCGCGAGACACGCGTATTCAATTGGATGGGTACAAATCCAACAAGCTGAATTCCTATTATCCGAAATTCAAAGCACAGGAAAAAACCACTGGCAAAAATGCAGAGGATCAGATGAAAGAAATGATGGGCAAGTATTTGGATGTAGATATTAATTATACAACCGTCCTGAATTTCCAGGCATTCCGTGATGCTGTCAATGCTGTCGGTGGCGTGGATGTGACTGTGGATAAAAATATGTGTTATAGAGATACAGCCGATGGGACAGACATCAATTTGGTCGCAGGCCCACAACATCTCGATGGTAAAGCGGCACTGGATTTTGTTCGTTACCGCAAATCCAATTGTAATCCGAAGACCGCTGAATCCAATGACTTTGATCGTAACAAACGTCAAAACCAAGTGCTGAACTCCATGTTGGACCAAATGAAATCTCTTGGGGGTATTACGAAGATTAGCAAAGTGATTGGTGCAGTTGACAAGAATATGACGACAGATGTGGAATCGGAACAAATGAAAAACTTTATCTCGACGTATTGGAACATTTCCACTTCGGATGTGCATTATACTCCGGTTACCGGAGAGTGGAGAAGTCCATATGTGTATATTAATGAGACGGAACTCGCCAATGCCAAGCAGGCTTTACAAGATACACTTTCAGGTAAAGTAACGGCTTCACCTTCAGGCGAATAA
- a CDS encoding YlaH-like family protein, translating to MQAWFASHPIVAYIVIFVLITYVYNKVFRVRQKLPLGKEIVLYILMAMGTFMLLIFQIDKLPIIQCLLVAVGLMLLVRVRYFIEGRQKKKAEAAARNS from the coding sequence ATGCAAGCATGGTTCGCATCACACCCGATCGTAGCCTACATCGTCATCTTTGTATTGATTACTTACGTATATAACAAGGTGTTTCGGGTACGTCAGAAATTGCCACTTGGTAAGGAAATCGTTCTCTATATTTTGATGGCGATGGGCACATTCATGCTTCTTATTTTTCAGATCGACAAGCTTCCCATCATTCAATGTTTGTTGGTCGCGGTTGGTTTGATGTTGTTAGTGAGAGTGCGTTATTTTATCGAAGGCCGTCAAAAGAAAAAAGCGGAAGCTGCCGCTCGAAACTCATAA